One Fusobacterium ulcerans DNA segment encodes these proteins:
- a CDS encoding aminopeptidase, protein MKKILMAKGARSIVEINLGVKAGENVVIVTEPKQMRIAEALAAAVIATGAEPTIHIMTPRERDGQEPPKTIAAAMKESDAFIGAVFTSITHTHAVKDACAAGSRGVMLTQFNEDQMITGGVNANFYEAAENCKKVAAAMAGAEVITITTPMGTNLKLSGKGRRGNAMTGLVEPGKFGPIPTVEANVSPVEGTANGVIVADASIPYIGIGLLKTPVKVDVKDGYIIPESISGGEEAKKLAADWIDKKDPEVYNIAEVGVGLNPECKFTGSMLEDEGVFGSLHIGVGTSITLGGVIKAACHYDLIMTKPTLTADGVVILKDGELMI, encoded by the coding sequence ATGAAAAAAATACTAATGGCTAAGGGAGCAAGATCAATAGTAGAAATAAATTTAGGGGTAAAAGCTGGAGAAAATGTAGTTATAGTTACAGAACCTAAACAAATGAGAATAGCAGAAGCTCTTGCAGCAGCAGTAATAGCAACAGGAGCAGAACCAACTATACATATAATGACACCTAGAGAAAGAGATGGACAGGAACCGCCTAAAACAATAGCAGCAGCTATGAAAGAGTCAGATGCCTTTATAGGAGCAGTATTTACATCAATAACTCATACTCATGCTGTAAAAGATGCCTGTGCAGCTGGTTCAAGAGGAGTAATGCTTACACAGTTCAATGAAGACCAAATGATAACTGGTGGAGTAAATGCAAACTTTTATGAAGCAGCAGAAAATTGCAAAAAAGTAGCAGCAGCAATGGCAGGAGCAGAAGTTATAACAATAACAACTCCTATGGGAACTAACCTTAAACTTTCTGGAAAAGGAAGAAGAGGAAATGCCATGACTGGACTGGTAGAACCAGGTAAATTCGGACCTATCCCTACTGTAGAAGCAAATGTATCGCCAGTGGAGGGGACTGCAAACGGGGTAATAGTTGCAGATGCCAGTATACCATATATCGGAATAGGATTATTGAAAACTCCTGTAAAAGTTGATGTAAAAGACGGATATATAATTCCTGAATCTATTTCTGGTGGGGAAGAAGCTAAAAAACTTGCAGCTGACTGGATAGATAAAAAAGATCCAGAAGTATATAATATAGCTGAGGTTGGAGTAGGGCTAAACCCAGAATGTAAATTTACAGGAAGTATGCTGGAAGATGAAGGAGTATTTGGATCACTTCATATAGGTGTAGGAACAAGTATAACTCTAGGAGGAGTAATAAAAGCAGCTTGCCACTATGATCTTATAATGACAAAACCAACTCTTACTGCTGATGGTGTAGTTATACTAAAAGATGGAGAATTAATGATTTAA
- the gltS gene encoding sodium/glutamate symporter, with translation MVIDLNLFLTTALAVIVLLVGDFVKKRVEILRKFCIPIPVIGGLIFTILVSIGYSTQLFTFKLNFALSDVFMLAFYSSIGFTASYKLLKKGGPKVIKFLIVSIIVVILQNFLGVYLAKLLGLSPLVGLATASIPMTGGHGTSAAFAPVLEEAGLQNALTITLAAATFGLVAGSLIGGPTGKFLIEKYKLITGKETEKVEGIEKVEKGNEKLDEKRIYSAVYQLLVSMALGSIISMLLKKTGLTFPASVGAMIAAAIVRNIADYSTWLKIKETEIRIIGDISLILFLAFSMMSLKLWQLTDLAIPMIILLIAQTILMGLCAVFLTYKVMGKNYEAAMMAVGHCGFGLGAVPTAMANMQSVEEKYGPAPTAFFILPLVGSLFINFFNSAIIVAFINIYK, from the coding sequence ATGGTAATCGATTTAAACTTGTTTCTTACAACTGCGTTGGCTGTTATTGTTTTATTAGTGGGAGATTTTGTTAAGAAAAGAGTAGAAATACTTAGAAAGTTTTGTATACCTATACCAGTAATTGGAGGACTTATTTTTACAATTTTGGTATCAATTGGTTACAGTACACAATTATTTACATTCAAGCTCAATTTTGCCCTCAGTGATGTATTTATGCTTGCGTTTTATTCAAGTATAGGATTTACTGCAAGCTATAAATTATTGAAAAAAGGTGGACCTAAAGTTATAAAATTCCTTATAGTTTCTATAATAGTAGTTATTCTACAGAACTTCTTAGGAGTATACCTTGCAAAACTATTAGGATTAAGTCCTTTAGTAGGGCTGGCAACAGCATCTATACCAATGACAGGAGGACATGGAACATCAGCAGCATTTGCTCCAGTATTGGAAGAGGCAGGACTTCAAAATGCTTTGACTATAACTCTAGCAGCAGCTACATTTGGGCTGGTAGCAGGAAGTTTAATAGGTGGACCTACAGGTAAGTTTCTGATTGAAAAATATAAACTTATAACAGGTAAGGAAACAGAAAAAGTAGAAGGAATAGAAAAAGTTGAAAAGGGAAATGAAAAACTTGATGAAAAAAGAATATATTCAGCTGTTTATCAATTATTAGTATCTATGGCTCTTGGAAGTATAATATCAATGCTTTTGAAGAAAACAGGGCTTACATTCCCAGCATCAGTTGGAGCAATGATAGCAGCAGCAATAGTAAGAAATATTGCAGACTACTCAACTTGGCTGAAAATAAAAGAAACTGAAATAAGAATAATAGGAGATATTTCGTTGATACTATTCTTAGCATTCTCTATGATGAGTTTAAAATTATGGCAGCTTACAGATCTTGCAATTCCAATGATAATACTACTGATAGCTCAAACTATATTGATGGGACTGTGTGCAGTATTCTTAACATATAAAGTGATGGGAAAAAATTATGAAGCTGCAATGATGGCAGTAGGACATTGTGGATTTGGACTTGGAGCAGTACCAACAGCTATGGCAAATATGCAGTCTGTTGAAGAAAAATATGGACCAGCACCTACAGCATTCTTTATACTTCCATTAGTAGGAAGTTTGTTTATAAACTTTTTCAACTCAGCAATAATAGTAGCTTTCATAAATATATACAAATAA
- a CDS encoding N-acyl-D-amino-acid deacylase family protein, protein MEFDLVIENGKVVFGGERAAENVNIGITGDRIAEISFEKLDGKKVIDASGKIVSPGFIDPHCHSDLAAFFSEEMTSKILQGVTTEVNGNCGIGISPIKEKYNRELAQYVRDHFVLPEENSELKNIKSMKDLKESINKKGFITNQAYLVGTGCIRIDSVGFSTKKLNEEEMKNMLEALEKELQEGAYGVSFGLVYQPGNFMDKDEITEILKVTAKYDKVASFHIRNEGEYVIESIKEVLECTEKSRCRVNISHLKIMDRRLWGKSDEILSLIIEAREKGMDITYDQYPYTATSTTLMVLLPEKIFDGDVKKFIERIDTLTKEEKEEIIDIVYKRGGISNILISNSFLPDNKFSGKTVLEIKEEKGLEDIETILYLIKESGGRAKAIYFSIGEEDMYNFMRTSIGVIGSDGSSVPAEKNQKFGIPHPRNFATFPKFIKINREKNMFTIEEMVNKITSKTANIFSIKERGKIEKGYFADITIFNYEKVEDRAGFEDPFIKSEGIEYVIVNGKIAVDKGVFTGETTGRCI, encoded by the coding sequence ATGGAGTTTGATTTAGTTATAGAAAACGGAAAAGTTGTTTTTGGAGGAGAAAGAGCAGCTGAAAATGTAAATATAGGAATAACTGGAGATAGAATAGCAGAGATATCATTTGAGAAATTAGATGGAAAAAAGGTGATAGATGCTTCTGGAAAAATTGTTTCACCAGGCTTTATAGATCCCCATTGCCATTCTGATTTGGCAGCATTTTTTTCTGAGGAGATGACAAGCAAGATACTTCAGGGGGTAACTACAGAAGTAAACGGAAACTGTGGGATAGGAATATCTCCAATAAAAGAGAAGTATAATAGAGAATTAGCTCAATATGTAAGAGATCATTTTGTATTGCCAGAGGAAAATTCTGAACTGAAAAATATAAAAAGTATGAAAGATTTAAAAGAGTCAATCAATAAAAAAGGGTTTATTACAAATCAGGCATACTTGGTAGGAACAGGGTGTATAAGAATTGATAGTGTAGGTTTCAGTACTAAAAAGTTAAATGAAGAAGAGATGAAAAATATGCTTGAAGCTTTAGAAAAAGAGCTTCAGGAGGGGGCATATGGAGTATCTTTTGGACTTGTATATCAACCAGGAAATTTTATGGATAAAGATGAAATAACAGAAATATTAAAAGTTACAGCTAAATATGACAAAGTAGCTTCATTTCACATAAGAAATGAGGGAGAATATGTTATAGAATCTATAAAAGAAGTATTGGAATGTACTGAAAAGAGCAGATGCAGAGTAAATATATCTCATTTGAAAATAATGGACAGAAGACTCTGGGGAAAATCAGATGAGATTTTAAGTTTGATTATAGAGGCAAGAGAAAAAGGGATGGATATAACATATGATCAATATCCATATACAGCTACATCTACTACACTGATGGTGCTTCTTCCAGAAAAAATATTTGATGGAGATGTAAAAAAATTTATTGAGAGAATAGACACTCTTACAAAGGAAGAAAAAGAAGAGATTATAGATATTGTTTATAAAAGGGGGGGAATATCTAATATATTAATATCTAACAGCTTCCTTCCAGATAATAAATTTTCTGGAAAAACTGTATTAGAAATTAAAGAAGAAAAAGGACTGGAAGATATAGAGACAATTCTTTATTTGATAAAAGAAAGTGGTGGAAGAGCAAAGGCGATATATTTTTCTATTGGAGAAGAGGATATGTATAATTTCATGAGGACTTCCATAGGGGTTATTGGAAGTGATGGAAGTTCTGTACCAGCAGAAAAAAATCAAAAATTTGGTATTCCGCATCCAAGGAATTTTGCAACTTTTCCTAAATTTATAAAAATAAATAGAGAGAAAAATATGTTCACTATTGAGGAAATGGTAAATAAAATAACATCTAAAACCGCCAACATCTTTTCTATTAAGGAAAGAGGAAAGATAGAGAAAGGATATTTTGCAGATATAACTATATTTAACTATGAAAAAGTTGAAGATAGAGCAGGATTTGAAGATCCTTTTATAAAATCAGAAGGAATCGAATATGTTATAGTCAATGGAAAAATAGCAGTAGATAAAGGTGTATTTACTGGAGAAACAACAGGAAGATGTATTTAA
- a CDS encoding serine hydrolase has product MEERIKKIIEENSGVTGVIIRDSSGKMITINEEVVFPSASIIKLFILMALNKDEYNKKIELKKEDKVGGCGILKVMGDGLPLTVKDAAYLMICLSDNTATNILIDYIGMDKINECIKEKGFTGTVLGRKMMDAEARKAGKDNFTTPKDVLGVLEMLCENSDDLDMLRNQAYNNKIPLYFAREVDFAHKTGELMYIEHDTGRLFYDGGWVDIIVLTKDLEKNEDGIKINSLIGKVIFDNYCK; this is encoded by the coding sequence ATGGAAGAGAGAATAAAAAAAATAATAGAAGAAAATAGTGGTGTAACTGGAGTAATAATAAGAGATTCATCTGGAAAAATGATAACAATAAATGAGGAGGTAGTTTTTCCTTCAGCCAGTATAATTAAGCTTTTTATTCTTATGGCACTGAATAAAGATGAGTATAATAAAAAGATAGAATTAAAAAAAGAAGATAAAGTTGGAGGATGTGGGATACTGAAAGTGATGGGAGATGGACTTCCTCTTACAGTAAAAGATGCAGCATATCTCATGATATGCCTCAGTGATAATACTGCAACAAATATCCTTATAGATTATATTGGAATGGATAAAATAAATGAATGTATAAAGGAAAAAGGTTTTACAGGGACTGTACTTGGAAGAAAAATGATGGATGCAGAAGCTAGAAAAGCTGGAAAGGATAATTTTACTACTCCAAAAGATGTATTAGGAGTATTGGAAATGTTATGTGAAAATTCAGATGATTTAGATATGCTGAGAAATCAGGCATACAATAACAAGATACCTCTTTATTTTGCAAGAGAAGTAGACTTTGCCCATAAGACAGGAGAGCTTATGTATATAGAACATGATACAGGAAGATTGTTCTATGATGGAGGATGGGTAGATATCATAGTTCTTACAAAGGATTTAGAAAAAAATGAAGATGGAATCAAGATAAATAGTTTAATAGGGAAAGTAATCTTTGATAACTATTGTAAATAG
- a CDS encoding Na+/H+ antiporter NhaC family protein, whose protein sequence is MIFGLPALIGFLPLVIYLYLAFKGKNLLSTVIICVLVGAVLTGQTPVSLSNEIANGLKSFLGLIGFIIMMGAGLGEVLTETKVARNLVEILIKKVGIKSQNQAIIVTMGASTLLVSLLGTLAGANAMIAPILIPIVASFGLTPNALAVILHGAGACGLFLGPFVPPVITLMGLTGLTYGTYLANIGMPVAALVLVSTYYTGKKVQKQYEGIEMYSTEDMDKDVEFVSTPEINKATMVFALVMIGMLAYGIYAKAGAAYAIVVMLTVAFTTGLAAGRSMMDIIGSLTKGATRMFWLFFMFVLYDPFLKFVTMTGAFTTLGDMLKPLIEVSGDIGFIIISTLVGIFGVSGAAVAQSVVLNDLFKNIVVDINLPMTIWGTVLLIGSQITSFAYPTGDMIGQMGLARSKDLKSMIRNGMTITVVMIVYVIARAIIYSI, encoded by the coding sequence ATGATATTCGGATTACCAGCATTAATAGGTTTTTTACCACTAGTTATTTATTTGTACCTTGCTTTTAAAGGGAAAAATCTACTATCAACAGTTATCATCTGCGTTTTAGTAGGGGCAGTACTGACAGGACAAACACCTGTAAGCTTGTCAAATGAAATAGCAAATGGACTGAAATCATTTTTAGGACTTATTGGATTTATCATTATGATGGGAGCAGGATTGGGGGAAGTTCTTACAGAAACAAAGGTTGCTAGAAATCTAGTAGAAATACTGATAAAGAAAGTAGGAATAAAAAGTCAGAATCAAGCTATAATAGTGACTATGGGAGCTTCAACTCTGCTGGTTTCTTTATTGGGAACTCTGGCAGGAGCAAACGCTATGATAGCACCAATATTGATTCCAATAGTTGCAAGTTTTGGATTAACACCTAATGCATTGGCAGTTATTCTTCATGGAGCAGGAGCATGTGGATTGTTCCTAGGGCCATTTGTTCCTCCAGTAATTACATTGATGGGACTTACAGGTCTTACATATGGAACATATCTTGCAAATATAGGGATGCCTGTAGCAGCTCTTGTACTTGTATCTACTTATTATACTGGAAAAAAAGTACAAAAGCAGTATGAAGGAATTGAAATGTATTCAACAGAGGATATGGATAAAGATGTAGAATTTGTATCTACTCCTGAAATAAATAAAGCAACAATGGTATTTGCTTTGGTAATGATAGGAATGCTGGCATATGGAATATATGCAAAAGCAGGAGCAGCTTATGCAATAGTAGTTATGCTGACAGTAGCTTTTACTACTGGACTTGCAGCTGGAAGAAGTATGATGGATATTATAGGAAGCCTTACAAAAGGTGCAACAAGAATGTTCTGGCTGTTTTTCATGTTTGTATTGTATGATCCATTCCTGAAATTTGTTACAATGACAGGAGCATTTACTACACTTGGAGATATGCTGAAACCATTGATTGAAGTAAGTGGAGATATAGGATTTATAATAATAAGTACTCTGGTAGGAATATTTGGAGTATCAGGAGCAGCAGTTGCACAATCAGTTGTATTAAATGACTTGTTTAAAAATATAGTCGTGGATATAAATTTACCTATGACTATATGGGGAACTGTACTTTTGATTGGTTCACAGATAACATCTTTTGCTTATCCAACAGGGGATATGATAGGGCAGATGGGACTGGCACGTTCAAAAGACTTGAAAAGTATGATAAGAAATGGAATGACAATAACAGTAGTAATGATAGTATATGTAATAGCTAGAGCAATTATTTATTCAATTTAA
- a CDS encoding DUF3870 domain-containing protein produces the protein MDKKYIVGNAKTNLDNPITKNYNKFFLAFIVSDKDDIILETEMSSILKITNSFVREIFVGKNFIKDQDKIIAEVERTYLGSSQKSIIVAYKDAIKKYIKSKN, from the coding sequence ATGGATAAAAAATATATTGTAGGAAATGCTAAAACTAACTTAGACAATCCTATAACTAAAAATTATAATAAATTTTTTTTAGCTTTTATAGTGTCAGATAAAGACGACATTATATTAGAAACAGAAATGTCATCGATCCTAAAAATAACTAATTCTTTTGTAAGAGAGATATTTGTAGGAAAAAATTTTATAAAAGATCAGGATAAAATAATTGCTGAAGTAGAAAGAACTTATTTAGGAAGTTCACAGAAGTCGATAATAGTAGCATATAAAGATGCGATAAAAAAATATATAAAATCTAAGAATTAA
- a CDS encoding DUF1788 domain-containing protein: protein MENINEKFKRLIKKVKSEEFYNNKGLANEVPFYIFDYSPETELEVRDLIKNEFLPSLENNERLRTVEIDIFELLLESMKNDDILDVSFKIEEKKGTRFLYEKLKKSFNSEVIVKYIEQKSENKNFIILTGVGKIFPIVRTHTILNNLQNIFDHTKVLLFFPGEYTNIDLRLFGFKDNNYYRAFRI, encoded by the coding sequence ATGGAAAATATAAATGAAAAATTTAAAAGATTAATAAAAAAAGTAAAAAGTGAAGAATTTTATAATAATAAAGGGTTAGCGAATGAAGTTCCTTTTTATATATTTGACTATTCTCCAGAAACTGAGTTAGAGGTTAGAGATCTTATTAAAAATGAATTTTTACCGTCTTTAGAAAATAATGAAAGATTAAGAACTGTAGAAATAGATATATTTGAATTGCTGCTTGAAAGTATGAAAAATGATGATATTTTAGATGTTTCTTTTAAAATAGAAGAAAAAAAAGGAACTAGATTTTTATATGAAAAATTAAAAAAAAGTTTTAATAGTGAGGTTATTGTAAAATATATTGAACAAAAAAGTGAAAATAAAAATTTTATAATTTTAACAGGAGTAGGGAAAATATTTCCTATAGTACGAACTCACACCATTTTGAATAATTTACAGAATATTTTTGATCATACTAAAGTTCTTTTATTTTTTCCAGGTGAATATACAAATATCGATTTAAGACTATTTGGATTTAAAGATAATAATTATTATAGAGCATTTAGAATATAA
- a CDS encoding BrxA family protein, producing MEYRAITGENFYFTEMKNAGKFLVENQITENLKEIFKERDILDCISKNNFNRKFQTVNKRLNSLTSILKYYLVNSDTNTTKFIIFYSILCNERIVAEFMDEVIREKYNNYDYYLKDSEFIKFLENKAEQSEIIENWSDPTKKKIILKLKNFLTESGFIKKEKEKLYKILKPLIISEVIDEIKENGSKSILKIMLY from the coding sequence ATGGAATATAGAGCAATAACTGGAGAAAATTTTTATTTTACTGAAATGAAAAATGCTGGTAAATTTTTAGTAGAAAACCAAATTACAGAAAATTTAAAGGAAATATTTAAGGAAAGGGACATCTTAGATTGTATTAGTAAAAATAATTTTAATAGAAAGTTTCAAACTGTTAATAAAAGATTAAATTCTTTGACATCTATTTTAAAATATTATTTAGTAAATAGTGATACTAATACTACTAAATTTATAATATTTTATAGCATTTTATGCAATGAAAGAATTGTGGCAGAATTTATGGATGAAGTAATAAGAGAAAAGTATAATAATTATGATTACTATCTAAAAGATAGTGAATTTATAAAATTTTTAGAGAATAAAGCTGAGCAATCAGAAATTATTGAAAATTGGAGTGATCCTACAAAAAAGAAAATAATTTTAAAATTAAAAAATTTTTTAACAGAGAGTGGTTTTATTAAAAAGGAGAAGGAGAAATTATATAAAATATTAAAACCTCTTATTATTTCTGAGGTCATAGATGAAATTAAAGAAAATGGGAGTAAATCAATACTAAAAATAATGCTTTATTAG
- the brxL gene encoding protease Lon-related BREX system protein BrxL, whose amino-acid sequence MDIINEIGNEAFEGKIVKKDLVSKIKGGANVPIYVLEYLLGMYCNQIDKENIEIGMEKVKKILAENYVRPDEAEKVKSKIKEIGSYTVIDKVNVKLNEKKDRYEGELSNLGVGNIEIPGAYIKEFEKLLSGGIWCILTLSYEFDELSVGDSPFKLEKLRPIQIANLNMLDVYDGRKKFTKNQWINFLLRSTGMEPEIFDKDAIWHLLGRMAPLVENNYNLCELGPRGTGKSYIYKEISPNSILLSGGQTTVANLFYNMSKKQIGLVGYWDVVAFDEIAGIKFKDKDGIQIMKDFMASGSFARGKEEKNANASMVFIGNINQSIDVLVKTAHLLVDFPPEMNNDSAFFDRMHSYIPGWEIPKLSPHCFTKEYGLIVDYMAEVFRELRKISYGDAIDKYFVLGRDLNQRDTIAVRKTVSAFIKLIYPDGEFGKEEVEEILVRALEYRRRVKEQLKKMAGMEFFATNFSYIDKEIGEEKYVNLKEQGGGKLIPEGQLKVGSLYTIASCNSSIKGLYKIECQVSSGKGRVTVSDNKYRKTFENAFSYLKINSRRISGAINISEKEFYLSVSDEKNVGLSDNLTLGGFISMCSNSLNRQVLGQTVILGEMALSGSVLVVSELANTLQIAREAGAKKALIPILNAKDMGSLPPDILGDVQLIFYQDPIDAVQKALGFL is encoded by the coding sequence ATGGATATAATAAACGAAATTGGAAATGAGGCTTTTGAAGGAAAAATAGTAAAGAAAGACTTAGTTTCTAAAATAAAAGGTGGGGCCAATGTACCTATATATGTATTGGAATATTTATTAGGAATGTATTGCAACCAAATAGATAAAGAAAATATAGAAATAGGTATGGAAAAAGTAAAAAAAATATTGGCGGAAAACTATGTTCGTCCTGATGAAGCTGAAAAGGTAAAATCAAAAATAAAAGAAATAGGAAGTTATACTGTCATAGATAAAGTAAATGTAAAATTGAATGAAAAAAAAGATAGATATGAAGGGGAACTTTCAAATCTAGGAGTGGGGAATATAGAAATTCCAGGTGCTTATATAAAAGAATTTGAAAAACTTTTAAGCGGAGGAATATGGTGTATTCTTACTCTAAGTTATGAATTTGATGAATTAAGTGTAGGAGATTCACCATTTAAATTGGAAAAATTAAGACCTATTCAGATTGCAAATTTAAATATGTTAGATGTTTATGATGGAAGAAAAAAGTTTACCAAGAATCAATGGATCAATTTTTTGTTAAGATCAACAGGAATGGAACCAGAAATTTTTGATAAAGATGCAATTTGGCATCTTTTAGGAAGAATGGCCCCTTTAGTAGAAAATAATTATAACCTTTGTGAGTTAGGACCAAGAGGAACAGGAAAATCTTATATTTATAAAGAGATCAGTCCAAATTCCATTCTTCTTTCAGGAGGACAGACCACAGTTGCCAATTTATTTTATAACATGTCAAAAAAACAAATTGGCTTAGTTGGATATTGGGATGTAGTAGCTTTTGATGAAATTGCAGGGATTAAATTTAAGGATAAAGATGGTATTCAAATAATGAAAGATTTTATGGCAAGTGGCTCTTTTGCAAGAGGAAAAGAAGAAAAAAATGCTAATGCATCAATGGTTTTTATAGGAAATATAAATCAAAGTATAGATGTTTTAGTAAAAACAGCACATCTTCTTGTAGATTTTCCTCCAGAAATGAATAATGATTCTGCATTTTTTGATAGGATGCATAGTTATATACCTGGATGGGAAATACCAAAACTTTCTCCACATTGTTTTACAAAAGAATATGGATTGATAGTAGATTATATGGCAGAAGTTTTTAGGGAACTTAGGAAGATATCTTATGGTGATGCAATAGATAAATACTTTGTTTTAGGTAGAGATTTAAATCAAAGGGATACAATTGCAGTAAGAAAAACGGTATCAGCCTTTATTAAATTAATTTATCCAGATGGAGAGTTTGGCAAGGAAGAAGTAGAGGAGATATTAGTAAGAGCTTTAGAATATAGAAGAAGAGTCAAAGAACAACTTAAAAAAATGGCTGGAATGGAATTTTTTGCAACTAATTTCTCTTATATTGATAAAGAAATAGGTGAAGAAAAATATGTTAATTTAAAAGAGCAAGGGGGAGGAAAACTTATACCAGAGGGTCAATTAAAAGTAGGGTCTCTCTATACAATTGCATCTTGTAATAGTAGTATAAAAGGACTTTATAAAATAGAGTGTCAAGTATCTTCTGGAAAAGGAAGAGTTACAGTTTCAGATAATAAATATAGAAAAACTTTTGAAAATGCTTTTAGTTATTTAAAAATAAATTCTAGAAGAATAAGTGGAGCTATTAATATTTCAGAGAAAGAATTTTATTTGTCTGTTTCTGATGAAAAAAATGTTGGATTGTCTGATAATCTTACATTAGGTGGATTTATATCTATGTGTTCTAATTCACTTAATAGACAAGTATTAGGACAAACTGTTATATTAGGTGAAATGGCTCTTTCAGGCTCTGTATTAGTAGTTTCAGAATTAGCAAATACCCTTCAAATAGCTAGAGAAGCTGGAGCTAAAAAAGCATTAATACCAATATTAAATGCGAAAGATATGGGGAGTCTTCCTCCAGATATCTTAGGAGATGTCCAGCTTATTTTTTATCAAGATCCTATTGATGCTGTTCAAAAAGCTCTAGGATTTTTATAA